One window of Desulfurella sp. genomic DNA carries:
- the atpB gene encoding F0F1 ATP synthase subunit A has product MEAPNFLEFIAHALHLPNFMVFTWFIMLVIIVLAISVRFSLKFMPSNFQNVVEAFISGMYSFVEDILGPKETKKHFKLIASLGIFIFFSNIVELIPWFVPPTSSWNTTIALAILVFVYYQYLGIKHNGLKYIKHFMGPVWWLTPLMIPVEIIGHFARILSLSVRLFGNIGGDDLLLAVLFFLVPALVPIPVMFLILFAAVLQSFIFPLLTTLYIADAVATHHES; this is encoded by the coding sequence ATGGAAGCACCTAACTTTTTGGAATTCATAGCACATGCACTTCATCTTCCAAATTTTATGGTTTTTACGTGGTTTATAATGCTTGTTATAATAGTTTTGGCTATAAGTGTCCGTTTTTCTTTAAAATTCATGCCATCAAATTTCCAGAATGTGGTTGAAGCATTTATATCTGGTATGTACAGTTTTGTAGAAGATATACTTGGTCCAAAAGAAACAAAAAAACATTTTAAGCTAATAGCATCGCTTGGTATATTTATATTCTTTTCAAATATAGTAGAACTTATACCTTGGTTTGTCCCTCCAACATCAAGTTGGAATACAACAATTGCACTTGCTATCTTAGTATTTGTTTACTACCAATACCTGGGCATAAAACACAATGGCCTAAAATATATAAAGCATTTTATGGGTCCTGTGTGGTGGCTTACACCTTTAATGATACCAGTTGAGATAATTGGTCATTTTGCAAGGATTTTATCGCTATCTGTCAGGCTTTTTGGAAATATAGGCGGTGATGATTTACTTTTAGCTGTATTGTTCTTTTTGGTTCCAGCTCTTGTACCAATTCCAGTTATGTTTTTAATATTATTTGCTGCTGTGTTGCAATCTTTTATATTCCCATTACTTACAACACTATACATTGCAGATGCTGTTGCAACACACCATGAGTCATAA
- a CDS encoding HD domain-containing protein → TKVNNEAGLDKNDVDDFIKNYPEKKENLELKRIHTHNVCKESLKIMQYYRKNNECRLSAYIIALFHDIGRFEQYAFFNTFNDRISKDHAELSIKVILENNLLKNINDYTKNIIIKAIENHNKAQLPKCGDYKLNFLSKVIRDADKIDIYRIVTQNYVSKKPNSIVNLELEDRAFISDNVYRSILNKKPVKYVDLKTIMDLKVLHLSWVFDINFIYTFERISRESYLEKIFSTMAQNKQTQIIFQLVENYVDKKLKLGRNEV, encoded by the coding sequence ACAAAAGTCAATAATGAAGCAGGATTAGACAAAAATGATGTTGATGATTTTATAAAAAATTATCCAGAAAAAAAAGAAAACCTTGAACTAAAGCGCATACATACGCATAATGTTTGCAAAGAATCCTTAAAAATTATGCAATATTATAGAAAAAACAATGAATGCAGGCTCAGTGCTTATATAATAGCTTTGTTTCATGATATTGGAAGATTTGAGCAATATGCGTTTTTTAATACATTTAACGATAGAATATCTAAAGACCATGCTGAGCTTTCTATTAAAGTCATATTAGAAAACAATTTGCTTAAAAATATAAATGATTATACAAAAAACATAATAATAAAAGCTATAGAAAACCATAATAAAGCTCAATTACCTAAATGTGGTGATTACAAACTAAACTTTTTATCAAAGGTTATTAGAGATGCTGATAAAATTGATATATATCGTATTGTTACTCAAAACTATGTCTCCAAAAAACCTAATAGTATTGTAAATCTTGAATTAGAAGATAGAGCATTTATTTCAGATAATGTTTATAGAAGTATTTTAAATAAAAAACCTGTCAAATATGTAGATTTAAAAACCATAATGGATTTAAAAGTTTTACATCTAAGTTGGGTTTTTGATATTAATTTTATTTACACATTTGAAAGGATAAGTAGAGAGTCATACTTAGAAAAGATATTTTCCACGATGGCACAAAATAAACAAACGCAAATAATTTTTCAATTAGTTGAAAATTATGTTGATAAAAAGCTTAAGCTAGGTAGAAATGAGGTTTAA
- a CDS encoding ATP synthase subunit C has protein sequence MKGKVLLLTALLLLAAVPAFAAGAPQAASSLKEYYMLVAMGGAIGLGLAAGGGGIGQGHAVNGTVLGTARNPSLSGKLLTVMMIGLAMIESLVIYMLVIVLIIFYANPFHIVF, from the coding sequence ATGAAGGGTAAGGTCTTATTACTAACGGCGCTTTTGCTACTTGCTGCAGTTCCAGCATTTGCAGCAGGCGCTCCACAAGCGGCAAGCTCACTTAAAGAGTACTACATGCTTGTAGCCATGGGTGGAGCAATCGGACTTGGACTGGCTGCTGGTGGTGGCGGTATTGGTCAGGGCCACGCAGTTAACGGTACAGTCTTGGGTACAGCTAGAAACCCAAGTCTTTCTGGAAAGTTACTTACCGTTATGATGATTGGTCTTGCTATGATCGAGTCACTGGTCATCTACATGCTTGTTATTGTTTTGATAATTTTCTATGCAAATCCATTCCATATTGTGTTTTAA
- a CDS encoding efflux RND transporter permease subunit, whose product MKFQELLWRKKKAIIFLIIVIVFGGIFATFKTPVALFPNVEFPRIRVAVDSGDIPANTMVVEVTKKVEQTLRAVPNVVHIRSTTSRGSAEFILDFGWGQNMNVNLLNVESALNGILPTLPKGTTFHAIRMYPTVYPAIAYSLTSDNHSLVELRDIALYEIKPLLLNIKGVANVQVQGGEKEEYHVLVNPMKLYTYNLTMSDVIKSLSNSNVISAVGRLEDYYKLYLVVSKSQLHNMQSIEDTVLKTSSNGIVRLSDIATIKKSIVPNWTKVVANGKNAVIVQIIQSPQGNTVQIAHDVDKKLHEFKSKLPGGIKIAKWYDQSKLIVSSTHSLRDAIIIGIILSIIIVLVFLNNFKITVTLLISLPTILFTTILLIYVFKMSFNIMTLGGIAAAVGLIIDDVIVMIEYIMRFVEERKNEDISKVIPLAVKDFLKPLLGSSLSTTVIFIPFAFLSGVTGAFFKTLSITMAMSLIVSFLVTVILVPIIARKLLYRGIGKEKKNIIVDFLAKLYKNAINFSFRKPIIIYLLVLILVICGIYSFKNIGSGFMPSMDEGGFVLDYVTKPGTSLNETQYTLNKIEKIIQSNKYVQNYTARTGLQLGGGLTEPNTGDFFIKLKPFPRPSVQKIMDDIRNKIETTVPGVNIDMAQLMEDMIGDLVGTPSPIEIKIYSDNYSQLLSIAPKVANIISKVPGVVDVKSGVVLAGDALNIEINRSKAAIEGVDPNYITQQLNQYLNGIDATYILESPRIIGVRVWTPQNFRKNITDIENFPIRTQDGKLIPLKRIANLQIVSGQPEIVHDNLKNMIAVTARISNTSLGQAVSQVKQDLNKSQILNVKGVYYEFGGLYAQQKKAFAGLFIVLVSAVVLVFVVLLFMYEEFSLAILILLMSLLALAADFIGLYVTKTQLNITSIMGLIMSVGINTETAIFYISEYKEFIETKNNVGAIINAGKNRMRPIVMSTLIAILSLMPIAINLGHGSDMLKPLAIAIISGLFAQLFMVLFVLPTALLGLEKLKNK is encoded by the coding sequence ATGAAATTTCAGGAACTTTTGTGGAGAAAGAAAAAAGCAATTATATTTTTAATCATTGTAATTGTTTTTGGCGGCATTTTTGCAACTTTTAAAACGCCTGTTGCTTTATTTCCGAATGTTGAATTTCCTCGCATACGAGTAGCTGTAGATAGTGGCGATATTCCTGCAAATACAATGGTTGTTGAAGTTACAAAGAAAGTCGAGCAGACGCTTAGAGCTGTGCCAAATGTAGTGCATATAAGATCAACTACAAGCAGAGGTTCGGCAGAATTTATACTGGATTTTGGTTGGGGACAAAACATGAATGTTAATCTGTTGAATGTTGAATCTGCTCTTAATGGAATTTTGCCTACATTACCAAAAGGTACTACATTTCATGCAATCAGGATGTATCCAACCGTTTATCCGGCTATTGCTTATAGTTTAACATCGGATAATCATTCACTTGTAGAGTTAAGAGATATAGCTTTATACGAAATCAAACCTTTGCTTTTAAACATTAAAGGTGTCGCAAATGTCCAGGTTCAAGGTGGCGAAAAAGAAGAATACCATGTGTTGGTTAATCCAATGAAACTCTACACTTACAATTTAACAATGAGCGATGTGATAAAATCCCTGTCTAATTCAAATGTTATTAGTGCTGTTGGCAGGCTTGAAGATTATTATAAGCTTTATTTAGTGGTTTCTAAATCTCAATTGCACAATATGCAATCAATTGAGGATACAGTTTTAAAAACTAGCTCGAATGGTATTGTGCGTTTAAGTGATATAGCAACCATAAAAAAATCTATTGTTCCTAATTGGACCAAGGTTGTTGCTAATGGTAAAAATGCTGTTATTGTACAAATTATCCAATCACCTCAAGGCAATACAGTTCAAATTGCTCATGATGTAGATAAAAAATTACATGAGTTTAAAAGCAAATTGCCAGGTGGTATAAAAATTGCCAAGTGGTATGATCAAAGTAAACTAATAGTTTCTTCTACGCATAGCTTAAGAGATGCTATTATTATTGGTATTATTCTTTCTATTATTATTGTACTTGTTTTTTTAAATAACTTTAAAATCACAGTTACGCTCCTAATTAGTTTACCTACGATCTTATTTACCACAATACTTTTAATATATGTTTTTAAAATGAGTTTTAATATCATGACATTAGGCGGTATTGCGGCTGCAGTAGGTTTAATTATTGATGATGTAATAGTTATGATTGAGTATATTATGCGTTTTGTTGAAGAACGCAAAAACGAAGATATATCAAAAGTTATACCTTTAGCTGTTAAGGATTTCTTAAAACCACTTTTAGGTTCATCACTTTCTACAACTGTAATATTTATACCATTTGCTTTTTTATCAGGCGTAACGGGTGCATTTTTTAAGACACTTTCTATTACTATGGCAATGAGCCTTATAGTTTCTTTTTTAGTTACGGTTATTTTGGTGCCAATAATAGCAAGAAAACTATTATATCGTGGCATAGGTAAAGAAAAGAAAAACATAATTGTTGATTTTTTGGCAAAATTATACAAGAATGCAATAAATTTTTCTTTTAGAAAGCCTATTATTATATATTTACTTGTTTTGATTTTAGTTATATGTGGTATTTATAGTTTTAAAAATATTGGAAGTGGGTTTATGCCTTCCATGGATGAAGGTGGATTTGTACTTGATTATGTAACAAAACCTGGTACATCTTTAAATGAAACGCAGTATACATTGAACAAAATTGAAAAGATTATACAATCAAATAAGTATGTTCAAAACTACACTGCAAGAACTGGATTACAGCTTGGTGGCGGTTTAACTGAGCCAAACACAGGGGATTTTTTCATTAAATTGAAACCTTTTCCAAGACCATCAGTTCAAAAAATCATGGATGATATACGAAATAAAATCGAAACAACAGTGCCTGGTGTGAATATTGATATGGCACAACTTATGGAAGATATGATAGGCGATTTAGTTGGTACTCCTTCTCCAATTGAAATCAAAATTTACTCAGATAATTATTCTCAGTTACTTTCCATTGCACCCAAAGTTGCTAATATAATATCAAAAGTGCCAGGTGTAGTAGATGTAAAAAGTGGTGTTGTATTGGCTGGAGACGCTTTAAATATCGAAATTAACCGATCAAAGGCTGCAATAGAAGGTGTTGATCCAAACTACATTACACAACAACTAAATCAATACTTAAATGGAATTGATGCAACATATATATTGGAAAGCCCAAGAATAATTGGTGTAAGGGTCTGGACACCCCAAAATTTTAGGAAAAACATTACAGATATAGAAAATTTTCCTATAAGAACTCAGGATGGTAAGCTTATACCTCTAAAGCGCATAGCAAATTTACAGATAGTGTCTGGACAACCAGAAATTGTACACGATAATTTAAAAAATATGATTGCAGTAACAGCAAGAATTAGCAATACAAGCTTAGGTCAGGCAGTAAGTCAGGTTAAGCAGGATTTAAACAAATCTCAAATACTAAATGTAAAAGGCGTATATTACGAGTTTGGTGGTCTTTACGCGCAGCAAAAGAAAGCTTTTGCAGGCCTTTTTATCGTGCTTGTAAGCGCTGTTGTTTTGGTTTTTGTAGTGTTGTTATTTATGTATGAGGAATTTTCATTGGCAATTTTAATTTTATTAATGTCACTTTTGGCTTTAGCAGCGGACTTTATAGGTTTATATGTAACAAAAACTCAATTAAATATAACATCTATAATGGGCCTTATAATGAGTGTGGGTATAAACACAGAAACTGCAATTTTTTATATTAGCGAATACAAAGAATTTATAGAAACAAAAAATAATGTTGGAGCTATTATAAATGCTGGAAAAAATAGAATGAGGCCAATAGTTATGTCTACCTTAATTGCAATTTTATCATTAATGCCTATTGCAATTAATTTAGGACATGGTTCTGATATGCTAAAACCACTTGCAATTGCAATTATTTCTGGCTTATTTGCTCAACTGTTTATGGTTTTATTTGTGTTGCCAACAGCTTTACTGGGTTTGGAAAAGCTAAAAAATAAATAG
- the hemL gene encoding glutamate-1-semialdehyde 2,1-aminomutase, with amino-acid sequence MFEESKKLFLEAKKYIVGGVNSPVRAFKSVGIDPIFIKKAKGAYLYSEDSNTFIDYVSSFGPNILGNANNTIINKVKAALENGFTYGACTKAEIELAKRIVEAFDSIELTRFVNSGTEAVMSAIRLARGFTQRENCLKFIGCYHGHYDGMLVGAGSGAATFGVPTSKGVIEDIAKHTLLCEYNDFDAVKKIFQDFGHTIACVIVEPIAANMGVVLPKPNFLKFLREITQQYESLLIFDEVITGFRACYGGVQTLENIKPDLTILGKIIGGGFPLAMYGGNREIMSLVSPEGPVYQAGTLSGNPIAVQAGIATLDMLKNTNPYEQLKLNTQILVSRIMGLASTYDIPLSENSFGSCFTFFFTEEKPTNYTEVVKSNDRLFKNFFLGMLKRGIYFAPSQFEANFLSTAHTKNDIEYTINAAEEIFKELQNAKFIV; translated from the coding sequence AATTGACCCCATATTTATCAAAAAGGCAAAAGGGGCATACCTATACAGTGAGGATTCAAATACTTTTATTGATTATGTTTCCAGTTTTGGACCAAATATTCTTGGAAATGCAAACAATACAATTATAAATAAAGTAAAGGCCGCACTTGAAAACGGCTTTACATATGGCGCCTGCACGAAAGCAGAAATAGAACTTGCAAAAAGAATTGTTGAAGCTTTTGATTCAATTGAATTAACTCGTTTTGTTAACTCTGGCACAGAAGCTGTTATGAGTGCTATTAGACTTGCAAGAGGTTTTACACAAAGAGAAAATTGTCTTAAGTTTATTGGTTGCTATCATGGACACTACGATGGTATGCTTGTTGGTGCTGGATCTGGTGCTGCTACATTTGGTGTACCAACAAGTAAAGGTGTTATAGAAGATATAGCAAAACACACGCTACTTTGCGAATATAATGATTTTGATGCTGTTAAAAAGATATTTCAAGATTTTGGGCATACTATAGCATGTGTTATAGTTGAGCCAATTGCAGCAAATATGGGTGTTGTGTTGCCAAAGCCTAACTTTTTAAAGTTTTTAAGAGAAATCACACAACAATACGAAAGTTTGCTTATATTTGACGAAGTTATAACGGGATTTAGAGCATGTTATGGCGGTGTACAGACTTTAGAAAATATTAAGCCCGATTTAACAATTTTAGGTAAAATTATAGGTGGAGGCTTCCCCCTTGCTATGTATGGGGGAAACAGAGAAATCATGAGTTTAGTAAGTCCGGAAGGGCCGGTTTATCAAGCCGGTACACTATCTGGCAATCCCATCGCTGTCCAGGCGGGTATAGCTACACTTGATATGCTAAAAAACACAAATCCTTATGAACAATTAAAACTAAATACACAAATTTTAGTTTCAAGAATAATGGGACTTGCAAGTACCTATGATATCCCACTTAGTGAAAATTCTTTTGGATCATGTTTTACATTTTTCTTTACAGAAGAAAAACCTACAAATTATACCGAAGTTGTAAAATCTAACGATCGTTTATTTAAAAACTTCTTTTTAGGAATGTTAAAGCGTGGTATATATTTTGCGCCTTCTCAATTTGAAGCAAATTTTCTATCAACTGCACATACCAAAAACGACATAGAGTACACAATAAATGCCGCAGAAGAAATATTTAAAGAATTACAAAATGCAAAATTTATAGTATGA
- a CDS encoding efflux RND transporter periplasmic adaptor subunit, whose translation MKRVVLAIVGFAIIIIFIVVYLFNKNKSTPENLSNKTLIATVNVAPIEVKTMSKYIVAYGIVESKPGTANTVSLNFDATINKLYVVDGQNVVKGQLLFSVIPSPTVQSQLMQAENSLNSARENLKIVQEKFKLHLVSKQDILNAQNALDQAKIVYDNLKKTYTDKVYSSIDGVVTKINYTQGSSVVSGNPILSIADVKNIAIKCGVEPEDINFLKPDLPVTISLIDYNKKITGKIISISNIIDPATHLINIYILPDTKKDLILNSYVEVNIPIFTKTGLGVPKSALLYENGHYVIYTVKNGVAKKHVVNVILKNENYALVSSADLTDKDLVVTQGAYELKNNMNVKVQK comes from the coding sequence ATGAAAAGAGTTGTATTGGCAATTGTAGGTTTTGCAATTATAATTATTTTTATTGTAGTATATTTATTCAATAAAAATAAATCAACTCCAGAAAACCTATCCAATAAAACTCTTATTGCTACGGTAAATGTGGCACCTATAGAGGTTAAAACAATGTCAAAATATATAGTAGCTTATGGAATCGTTGAATCAAAACCTGGCACTGCCAACACCGTTTCTTTAAATTTTGATGCTACCATTAACAAGCTATATGTGGTTGATGGTCAAAATGTAGTAAAAGGTCAATTGCTTTTTAGTGTAATACCGTCTCCAACTGTGCAGTCTCAATTAATGCAGGCAGAAAACTCACTAAATTCGGCAAGAGAAAATTTAAAAATTGTACAGGAAAAATTTAAACTCCATCTTGTAAGCAAGCAGGATATTTTAAATGCCCAAAATGCACTAGATCAAGCTAAAATAGTTTATGATAATCTAAAAAAAACTTATACAGATAAAGTTTACTCCAGTATAGATGGCGTTGTTACCAAAATCAATTATACGCAAGGCTCTAGTGTGGTATCTGGCAATCCAATTTTATCGATAGCAGATGTTAAGAATATTGCAATAAAGTGCGGTGTTGAGCCAGAAGATATTAATTTTTTAAAGCCAGATTTGCCAGTTACAATTTCATTAATTGATTATAATAAAAAAATCACAGGCAAAATTATTTCGATATCAAATATTATTGATCCTGCAACTCACCTTATAAATATTTACATTTTACCTGATACAAAAAAAGATTTAATTTTGAATAGCTATGTAGAAGTTAATATACCGATTTTTACAAAGACAGGTCTTGGTGTGCCAAAATCTGCTTTGTTGTACGAAAATGGCCATTATGTGATATATACAGTAAAAAACGGTGTAGCTAAAAAGCATGTTGTAAATGTAATTTTAAAGAATGAAAACTATGCACTTGTTTCATCAGCCGATCTTACAGACAAAGATTTGGTTGTAACACAAGGAGCATATGAATTAAAAAATAATATGAATGTAAAGGTTCAAAAATGA
- a CDS encoding TolC family protein has translation MLKRVFFGFFAVIFFVSACAVYKPLEINNSQINKKISHIDKKELMKYPRGKIILTKLENNEPLDENDIASLALILNPTLKIERDNLKIAEAQIGISKTIPNPSISFDTSFPVAGNIANTYNGYSIGLSYPIDWIFSHNLKVKSALLEYESKKLGYNFNAYQIMQDSKIKVANIYYLEQILKELSDKLNLYKKIYDTIKVAYNKHLVLLSDLQLAKNEYEKSKIQYLDTKTMLEKENDSLNNILGIPLSTKLKINFVPNNNFDLPDLEDLYSNVTNRVDIVAYKLAYQSQEEKTRLAFAQQFPKISINFPFSRDTSNVQTLGFGISIDFPIFNTNKAQINLQEATRKKMYDEYVFRIISARFDIKRLVSDIKNIQSQLAILNADYKDSSKLLTNYEQAYKNGYISIMEFYKNSNDVIDKKINILNLEKSLYSMHIALEIASGKKFR, from the coding sequence ATGTTAAAACGTGTTTTTTTTGGTTTTTTTGCTGTAATTTTTTTTGTGTCAGCTTGTGCTGTATATAAACCACTAGAAATAAATAATTCCCAGATTAACAAAAAAATAAGTCATATCGATAAAAAAGAACTAATGAAATATCCCCGAGGTAAAATTATTTTAACAAAACTTGAAAATAATGAACCTTTGGATGAAAATGATATTGCAAGTCTGGCTTTAATTCTTAACCCAACTTTAAAAATTGAAAGAGATAATTTAAAAATTGCAGAAGCTCAAATTGGTATTTCAAAAACAATACCAAATCCGAGCATTTCATTTGACACGAGTTTTCCTGTAGCTGGAAATATTGCCAATACATACAATGGATATTCAATTGGGCTTTCTTATCCAATTGATTGGATATTTTCACATAATTTAAAAGTAAAAAGTGCTTTGCTTGAATACGAGTCAAAAAAATTAGGTTATAATTTTAATGCATACCAAATTATGCAGGATTCAAAAATAAAGGTAGCAAACATATATTATTTAGAACAAATATTGAAAGAGTTATCAGATAAATTAAACCTTTATAAGAAAATTTACGATACTATAAAGGTAGCCTATAATAAACATCTTGTTTTATTAAGTGATTTGCAATTAGCAAAAAATGAGTACGAAAAATCGAAAATTCAATATCTGGATACTAAAACCATGTTAGAAAAAGAAAATGATAGTTTAAATAATATACTGGGTATTCCTTTAAGTACAAAATTAAAAATTAATTTTGTGCCTAATAATAATTTTGATTTACCGGATCTTGAAGATTTATATAGTAATGTAACAAATCGGGTAGATATAGTTGCTTATAAATTAGCCTATCAGTCCCAGGAAGAAAAAACACGCCTTGCCTTTGCCCAGCAATTTCCAAAAATTTCTATAAATTTTCCTTTTAGTCGTGATACGTCGAATGTACAAACATTGGGTTTTGGTATTTCCATTGATTTTCCAATATTTAATACCAACAAAGCACAGATAAATTTACAGGAAGCAACAAGAAAAAAGATGTATGATGAATATGTATTTAGGATTATATCAGCAAGGTTTGATATAAAAAGACTCGTATCTGATATAAAAAATATTCAAAGCCAGCTTGCAATTTTAAATGCAGATTACAAAGACAGTTCAAAACTTTTAACTAATTATGAACAAGCGTATAAAAACGGTTATATAAGCATAATGGAATTTTATAAAAATTCAAATGATGTAATTGATAAAAAGATTAACATATTAAATTTAGAAAAATCTTTATACAGTATGCATATAGCTTTGGAAATTGCATCAGGAAAAAAATTTAGGTAG
- a CDS encoding AtpZ/AtpI family protein produces the protein MKKNKNNKDFYKGLYDASTIGMSFVFSIIIGGLIGYFLDKQFPSTHPWLLLLFIFFGIVAAFRNLYIGTKKINKESIDKNDSNKKT, from the coding sequence ATGAAGAAAAATAAAAATAATAAAGATTTTTATAAAGGTTTATATGATGCTTCAACGATTGGCATGAGTTTTGTTTTTTCCATAATAATTGGGGGTCTTATTGGCTATTTTCTTGATAAACAATTTCCTTCTACACATCCATGGCTTTTATTACTCTTTATTTTTTTTGGTATTGTTGCAGCTTTTAGAAATTTATATATTGGAACAAAAAAAATAAATAAAGAAAGTATAGACAAAAATGACTCAAATAAAAAAACTTGA